In Phoenix dactylifera cultivar Barhee BC4 unplaced genomic scaffold, palm_55x_up_171113_PBpolish2nd_filt_p 000399F, whole genome shotgun sequence, a genomic segment contains:
- the LOC120105926 gene encoding STOREKEEPER protein-like → MSSKESSTPSKNSSAMDQFPEAKSKTKKTKRQQPKVPKRSSSVPTTAQEHAAVGAVPSNHRRKKRKTTDPPSLAAAEATSSCSGQQLRIWTDADEAALLRAAILFRDERGSLPRPSNILDLFNFVQPSLVAKSLNPQQVCSKLKRLRRKYLDNLRGPAASAGAHDRLVHELAAQLWSSHLETSTEETIGEAVEQQDGEGTAAAAAEEDGGAGHYYPFIWEALADYWREDGYLNATLNEALKRGDPWKAKKLDVKWKQQLERENRLSVKHQHELGRIFQMLA, encoded by the coding sequence ATGTCCTCCAAGGAGTCCTCCACCCCCTCCAAGAACTCCTCCGCCATGGATCAATTCCCCGAAGCCAAATCCaagacgaagaagacgaagCGGCAGCAGCCCAAAGTCCCCAAACGCTCCTCCTCCGTTCCCACCACCGCCCAAGAACACGCCGCTGTCGGTGCTGTGCCATCCAATCACCGCCGGAAAAAGCGAAAGACCACCGACCCTCCATCCCTCGCCGCTGCAGAAGCCACAAGCTCTTGCTCCGGCCAACAGTTGAGAATTTGGACGGACGCCGACGAGGCCGCCCTCCTGAGGGCTGCCATCCTCTTCCGCGACGAGAGGGGCTCCCTTCCGAGACCGAGCAATATCCTCGACTTGTTCAACTTTGTCCAGCCATCTCTTGTCGCCAAAAGCCTGAATCCACAGCAAGTCTGCAGCAAGCTTAAGCGCCTGCGTCGCAAGTACCTCGACAATCTCCGTGGCCCGGCCGCCTCCGCTGGTGCCCATGACCGCCTCGTCCACGAGCTCGCGGCCCAGCTTTGGTCCTCCCACCTGGAGACTTCCACCGAGGAGACAATTGGTGAGGCTGTCGAGCAGCAAGATGGAGAGGGCACtgctgcggcggcggcggaggaggatggCGGCGCCGGCCACTACTATCCATTTATCTGGGAGGCGCTCGCGGACTACTGGAGAGAAGATGGGTATTTGAATGCCACGCTCAATGAGGCACTGAAGCGAGGCGATCCTTGGAAAGCAAAGAAGCTGGACGTTAAATGGAAGCAGCAGCTTGAAAGGGAGAACCGTTTGTCGGTCAAACACCAACATGAACTTGGTAGAATATTTCAGATGCTAGCGTAA